A stretch of DNA from Asticcacaulis sp.:
TTTCTCTTAGGAATTCAGACAGATGCGATCAGGCTTTCGGCTCATCGTCCTTCTTGGACTTCACATCGTCTTCATCGTCCTTCAGGCCGTTCTTGAACGCCTTGATGCCCTTGGCGGCATCGCCCATCAGGCCCGACAGCTTGCCGCCGCCAAACAGGACCAGGACCACCAGACCGATGATCAACCAGTGCCAGATGCTGAAACTACCCATACTCTAATCTCCTTTGCGAGCCCGCCCACCTATCAGATGGGGGGCCGCCCCTTCAAATGTCAGTCCGTCAGGACCAATTTACGCTCTTATAGGCGCGTTTTAACCTGTCTTGGAAGTGTTTTTGCGCAAAATCATTCCTTCTCGAAGAAATTATTCCTTCTCGAAGAAGTCCTGTGCAAACTCCGTTTCTTCCATCTCTTCCAGAAGCAGCGGATCTTCGGCTGTCTGTCCGCTGGAAGGATCGGGCACCATGAAATCCGCCGGCACATTGATGTCAAGCAGACCGGCAGCGCGCATTTCGGCTGCCCCCGGCAGATCAGCCAGCGACGGCAGTGAAAACTGCTCCAGGAAGGCGTCGGTCGTGCCATAGGTGACCGGCCGGCCGGGTGTACGCCGGCGCCCGCGCAGCTTGATCAGGTTCATTTCGTGCAGCACGTCGAGCGTGCCACGCGACAGGCCAACTCCGCGCACGGATTCGATCTCGGCGCGCGTCACCGGCTGGTGGTAGGCGATAATGGCCAGCGTCTCCAGCGCCGCCTTGGACAGTCGGCGCGGTTCCTCGCGCTCCTCGACCATCAGGTAGCCGAGATCGGCGGCGGTACGGAACTGCCAGCGGTCATTGATGATTTCCAGCGACACCCCGCGACCGGCATAACGCGCGCGCAAGGCGGCCAGCGCCTTGCCGACATCGGCGCCTTCCGGCAGGCGATAGGCAATTTCCGAGGCCGACAGCGGGCCATCGGCGGCGAACAAAAGCGCCTCGATGGCGCGCTCGACGGTTTCCGGCGTCATGTCTTGTCTCCCATGATCGCTTGTCTTTTGCGCATATAAAGCGTTTCAAAGGTCGCCAGTTGCTGAAGCTGCAAATGGCCTTCCTTGGCCAGTTCCAGAGAGGCGGAAAGGGTTGACGCCACATAGGAGACCCGCCGCGGCCCATCGCTGCGCACCGGCTGCGGCGCCACATCATCGAGCGCCGTCCAGTTCGTCAATTTCGGCAGTTGCGCCCGCAGATTATCGCGGGCGTCTTCCAGCGAATAGGCTTCGATGCGGCGGGTCGGATCATAATGGCGCTCGATCTCGCGGCGGCGCTGGGTGACATAGGCACTCATCAGGTCGAAGACATTGGCCTCGATGCGCGACGATGGAATGATCAGCCGCGCCTCAGGATCGCCGCGCGCAAAGACATCGCGCTTGAGCTGCGGCCGCGAGGTCAGAGCCTCCACCGCCTTGCGCATGGCTTCCAGTTTTTGCAGGCGATAGGCCAGGGACAGGGCCAGTTCTTCCGGCGCCGGTTCGTTGGTCTGCTTGCGTTCGGCCTGCGGCAGAAGCAGGCGCGATTTCAGGTAGGCCAGCCACGACGCCATGACGAGATAATCGGCCGCCAGGGCGAAGCGCAGGCGGCGGGCCTCCTGGATGAAGGCGAGATACTGCTCGGCCAGGCGGGTGATCGAAATCTTCAGCAGGTCAACCTTCTGCTGGCGGGCCAGGGCCAGCAGGACATGCAGCGGCCCTTCATAGCCATCGAGTTCGAGGATAAGCGCCTCGTCATTGGCGATTTCCTCGGCAACCTCCGGCCCTGGCCCCTCAAAGTCGAGACGCCTTTGCAGGACATCGTGTTCCAGTCCTTTCGGCGTGGTATCACGGCTCATGATGGCATGGCCTCGGTCGGATCAGATTTGGCGCCAGCATCCTGGCCGCGCGCCATCACCCCATCGAAACGGGCGCGCGCGTCGACCACATCGATCGGTTCCGGCATTTTCAGCAGACGTTTGATGGCGGCTTTCGCGCGGCGCAACCCCTCGCCCTTCAGTCTGGGCGTCACATGCGCCACCGACTTCATCTCGGCCATCTGACCGCTGCAATGCAGGATCACATCAACGCCCGCGCGCAAGGCGGCCTTTGCGCGCTTTTCCAGAGTGCCGGAAAGGGCATTCATGGACAGGTCATCAGTGATCAAAAGACCATCGAAACCAATGACATCGCGGACAATCTTCAGGCACTTTCTTGAGGTCGTCGCCGGATTGCGCTTGTCGATGGTGCGATAAAGCACATGGGCCGTCATGGCGATCGGCATGTCGGCATTGACCTGGAAGGGATAGAAGTCGACCTTCAGCAATTCATCGAGTTTCGCATCGACGCGCGGCAGATCGGTATGCGAATCAGCTCCGGCCCGTCCGTGGCCGGGAACGTGCTTGATCACCGGCAAAATGCCACCAGCGAGGAAACCTTCGCAAGCCGCGCGCCCCATGACCGCGACGGCCTGCGGCGTCATCCCGTAAGCGCGATCACCGACAATTTCATGAGCGCCAGGCTGCGGCACATCGAGCACCGGCGCGCAATCGACATTGATGCCCAGTTCCGCCAGGTCATGCGCCATCAGGCGCGCGCCGAGGCGCACCATTTCGCGTTCTTCGGAAGGATCATTGGTCACTTCGGCAAAACGCGAAGCCGGCGGATAGTCCGGCCAGTGCGGCGGCCGCAGGCGGCGCACCCGCCCCCTCCTGGTCGATAAGGATCAGGGCGTCATGCGCCACCAGCTTCTTCAGCGAAGTCACCAGCGCCTTTACCTGAGCCGGCGTTTCGATATTGCGGCGAAACAGGATAAAGCCGAGCGGCTGGAGATCGCTGAAAAAGCGTTGTTCCTCGGGCGTCAGTTCGGTGCCCGCAAGTCCCAATATACACGCGGCGATACCCTTGCCCACGGCCCTACTTCACGATGCAGTCGTGGCCCGACGCCTTGAGCGCCGAACAGAAGGATTTCGCCTTGTCCGCGCTCAGGCCGGTAAAGGCCGTGCGATAGAAGGTGCCGTTGGGCGTGGTGACCTTTTCAATCCGCTTGCTGGCACCGCCGACAAACAGGCCGTAGGAAGACGCCACCTTGGCATATTCGGCATTGGCGATGTCGGTCGAGGTATAGGCGCCGATCTGGACGGAGGCCGAACCACTCGCCGCCGGTTTGGCGGCGGCAACGGGCGCCGTCACCGGCTTGGCGGCGACAGGCGCGGCCGGCTTGGCGGCAGCCGGTGAAGATGCGGACGCACTGGCGCCGGGCACCGGCGTGGCGTCGATCCGGGCGGGGGCCGCGCTGCTGGTTATGGCGCTGGTGCTTGATTGCGACGGCAGCGGCCCTTCAATCGGCGCGGCCGGCAGAGGCGCGATATCGACCGTCGAGGCGCTGGCTGCCGGCCGCGCGCCGGGCACTTCCGCACCAGGCGCGAAGGTGGCGATGCCGGATTCTGCTCAGGTCCTGGTCGCTCAGCGGCTTGGCGTCCTGAACCTGGCCTTCCTTGATATCCCCAAGGGAATCACCGACTTCCGGAGCAATATTGCCATGCTTGTTAAGGGTGCCGGAATTATAGAGGATGACCACGACAAGCAGCAGAACGACCAGGCAGATGCCGCTGATGATCAGCGTGATCGGCGCCTTGTCACGCGAAGCCGGCGTCCGGCGCGATTCGTAGCTCAGATTGTCCTCGGTGGGGGGCGAATAGGTGCCGCGATCCCCGAAATCTCCGCGATCCTTATCTGACATGGTGAAAATCCCCATAGGTCCGGCGATTGCACACCGGAAAAACACAATAATAGGTCCGATTCCTTACGGGAGTCGTGTGGAATCGGGCGCGAAGATACAGACTAGCCAGCAATTTTGACAGCCCTGTGGCCAAAAATGTCCGGTCCGCCCTCGGATCACACCTCGCAGGCAATACCATCGCCATATTGCGCCCTTACCGGCTCACGTCTATCTCTTACGCATAAGGAGACTGATCATGGACCAGGCCATAACTGACAATATCGGCGAAAGCCGCTTCGAGCTGAATATCGACGGTCAGATTGCCCATGCTGATTACCGGATATCGGGCGAGACGCTCTATATCGATTATGTCGAGGCCCCGCCGGCCTTGCGTGGCACTGACGCCGCCGGCCGGCTGATGGAAGGCATCATGACGGCCGCGGCCGAAAAAGGCTATGCGGTCGAACCGGTCTGCGGCTATGCCGCCGCCTGGATGCGCCGGCATCGCAAGCTTTAGGCGGGTATTTTCAGGACAAAACGGGTCTCTTCCGGCGTGGAGGTCGCCGTCAGTTCGCCGCCATGGGCACGGGCGATTTCTGACGCGATGTAGAGGCCGAGCCCCATGCCCTGCTGCATAGACTGGCCGTGCCCGCGCACGAAGGGCTGGAATAGGCGCGTCATAATATCCGCCGGTATCTGCTGTCCGCTGTTGGCGACCTGGAGTTCGAGCTTCCCCTCTCTGCTTCCGGCGCTGACGCGCACCGGCTCATCCGCCGCCCCATAGGTCAGGGCATTTCCCAACAGATTGGAAAAGAGCTGCGCGATACGGCTGCCATCGCAATCGACCGGCGAACGCAAATCGTAATCCACGGAGATCACCCGTTCGGGCCAGCTTGTGCGCAACTCGCTGATGACCTGGTCAAGAACGGACTCAAGCCGTATATCCTGACGAATATCGAGCGCAATTCCAGTCCCCATGCGGCCGCGGGCAAAATCGAGCACATTCTCGATCAATTCAGTCATGCGCGAGGTACAGGTCTGCATCATGGCTACAAGACGGGCGCCACGTTCATCGAGGGGCATTTTCTCAAGCAAGGTCACCCCGGACATGATGGCGCCAAGGGGATTGCGCAGGTCATGCCCCA
This window harbors:
- a CDS encoding SPOR domain-containing protein, producing MPGARPAASASTVDIAPLPAAPIEGPLPSQSSTSAITSSAAPARIDATPVPGASASASSPAAAKPAAPVAAKPVTAPVAAAKPAASGSASVQIGAYTSTDIANAEYAKVASSYGLFVGGASKRIEKVTTPNGTFYRTAFTGLSADKAKSFCSALKASGHDCIVK
- a CDS encoding N-acetyltransferase, which translates into the protein MDQAITDNIGESRFELNIDGQIAHADYRISGETLYIDYVEAPPALRGTDAAGRLMEGIMTAAAEKGYAVEPVCGYAAAWMRRHRKL
- a CDS encoding GAF domain-containing sensor histidine kinase translates to MDTLDITRKSDFQTDIDAVAGIAAVPRILDLVCRTTGMGFAAVARVTPERWVACGVRDNIGFGLKPGGELKVETTLCHEIRQSLKVIAFDDAADDPHNATHHTPAIYGLKSYISVPIILPDGRFFGTLCAIDSRPARVNMPEIIGMFELYAELIAHHLDTHYHMAAAQSELAEAQKTAELREQFIAVLGHDLRNPLGAIMSGVTLLEKMPLDERGARLVAMMQTCTSRMTELIENVLDFARGRMGTGIALDIRQDIRLESVLDQVISELRTSWPERVISVDYDLRSPVDCDGSRIAQLFSNLLGNALTYGAADEPVRVSAGSREGKLELQVANSGQQIPADIMTRLFQPFVRGHGQSMQQGMGLGLYIASEIARAHGGELTATSTPEETRFVLKIPA
- a CDS encoding segregation/condensation protein A — translated: MSRDTTPKGLEHDVLQRRLDFEGPGPEVAEEIANDEALILELDGYEGPLHVLLALARQQKVDLLKISITRLAEQYLAFIQEARRLRFALAADYLVMASWLAYLKSRLLLPQAERKQTNEPAPEELALSLAYRLQKLEAMRKAVEALTSRPQLKRDVFARGDPEARLIIPSSRIEANVFDLMSAYVTQRRREIERHYDPTRRIEAYSLEDARDNLRAQLPKLTNWTALDDVAPQPVRSDGPRRVSYVASTLSASLELAKEGHLQLQQLATFETLYMRKRQAIMGDKT
- a CDS encoding twin-arginine translocase TatA/TatE family subunit — protein: MGSFSIWHWLIIGLVVLVLFGGGKLSGLMGDAAKGIKAFKNGLKDDEDDVKSKKDDEPKA
- the scpB gene encoding SMC-Scp complex subunit ScpB, translating into MTPETVERAIEALLFAADGPLSASEIAYRLPEGADVGKALAALRARYAGRGVSLEIINDRWQFRTAADLGYLMVEEREEPRRLSKAALETLAIIAYHQPVTRAEIESVRGVGLSRGTLDVLHEMNLIKLRGRRRTPGRPVTYGTTDAFLEQFSLPSLADLPGAAEMRAAGLLDINVPADFMVPDPSSGQTAEDPLLLEEMEETEFAQDFFEKE